In a single window of the Arthrobacter sp. StoSoilA2 genome:
- the miaA gene encoding tRNA (adenosine(37)-N6)-dimethylallyltransferase MiaA, giving the protein MAPSHAAPPVIAVVGPTGSGKSDLGVELALALDGEVINADALQFYRGMDIGTAKITVDERRGVPHHLLDTKDVTEEASVADFQAECRAVISDVHARGKRAIMVGGSGLYVRAALDVLEFPGTDPVLRKRLEDEWETFGLAPLRARLEKVDPISAGRLGDARRVIRALEVYEMTGRPFSSFMPQREYFQPAIQIGLAVEREVLRERLALRVHRMVDAGLLQEVERLDAAGLRHGKTASRALGYAQFLRVLDVEATIPEAAEETIVATRQFARRQLTWFRADPRIAWLDWQDPDLVSKAVALA; this is encoded by the coding sequence ATGGCTCCCTCCCATGCCGCGCCGCCGGTCATCGCAGTCGTAGGCCCCACCGGTTCCGGTAAATCGGACCTGGGCGTCGAGCTGGCCCTTGCCCTCGATGGTGAGGTCATCAACGCTGATGCCTTGCAGTTCTATCGGGGCATGGACATCGGGACGGCCAAGATCACTGTGGACGAGCGCAGGGGTGTGCCACACCATCTGCTGGACACAAAGGATGTCACGGAGGAAGCCAGCGTGGCGGACTTCCAGGCGGAATGCCGCGCCGTCATTAGTGACGTGCACGCCCGCGGCAAGCGCGCCATCATGGTGGGGGGTTCTGGCCTCTATGTGCGGGCCGCCCTGGATGTTCTGGAGTTTCCCGGCACGGACCCTGTCTTGCGAAAACGGCTTGAGGACGAATGGGAAACGTTCGGTCTGGCGCCGTTGCGGGCCCGGCTTGAAAAGGTGGATCCCATCTCGGCGGGGCGTCTGGGGGATGCCCGGCGGGTGATCAGGGCCTTGGAGGTCTACGAAATGACGGGACGGCCGTTCAGCTCGTTCATGCCGCAACGCGAGTACTTCCAGCCGGCCATACAGATTGGCCTGGCTGTGGAACGGGAGGTTCTGCGGGAGAGGCTTGCGCTCCGCGTACACCGGATGGTGGATGCGGGCTTGCTCCAGGAAGTGGAACGCCTTGATGCGGCTGGGCTGCGGCACGGCAAGACGGCCTCGCGTGCCTTGGGATATGCGCAGTTCCTCAGGGTGCTCGACGTCGAAGCCACTATCCCGGAGGCAGCTGAGGAAACCATTGTGGCCACGCGGCAGTTCGCCCGGCGGCAATTGACCTGGTTTCGGGCCGATCCCCGCATCGCCTGGCTTGATTGGCAGGACCCTGACCTTGTGTCCAAGGCAGTGGCGCTGGCCTAG
- the dapF gene encoding diaminopimelate epimerase has translation MDQTAAVPAQQSAAAGATESTASLSGLAFSKGHGTGNDFVLIADPGAVHEISPEQVAQLCDRHRGIGGDGLIRAVPSRYLPEGRILLEQDASAEWFMDYRNGDGSLSEMCGNGVRVFVHFLIDQGLVELGPGQSLTIGTRGGIKKIVRTSGGYAVDMGPWEFIFPAEAQSKAMDALVSADGLEVARPGLSVSMGNPHTVVALAELSELAATKLFTAPVVDPKPANGTNVEFVVPAEPLVHDGVGSITMRVHERGVGETQSCGTGACAAAVAIRHWAGSSAPNAWQVNVPGGVVEVKFFPGEDGREHVELSGPAVIVASGTLS, from the coding sequence ATGGATCAAACCGCCGCAGTTCCCGCCCAGCAGTCCGCCGCTGCCGGTGCCACCGAGTCCACTGCCAGCCTTTCCGGTTTGGCGTTTTCCAAGGGCCATGGAACGGGTAATGATTTCGTCCTGATTGCTGATCCGGGTGCTGTCCACGAGATTTCTCCAGAGCAGGTAGCACAGCTGTGCGACAGGCATCGGGGGATTGGTGGTGACGGTCTTATCCGGGCTGTCCCCTCGCGGTATTTGCCCGAAGGCCGCATCCTGCTTGAGCAGGACGCCTCTGCCGAATGGTTCATGGACTATCGAAACGGCGATGGTTCGCTCTCCGAGATGTGCGGCAACGGTGTCCGAGTGTTCGTGCACTTCCTGATCGACCAAGGCCTGGTTGAGCTCGGGCCGGGTCAGTCCTTGACCATCGGAACACGTGGCGGCATCAAGAAGATTGTGCGCACGTCCGGCGGTTATGCCGTGGATATGGGCCCATGGGAATTCATCTTCCCTGCAGAAGCACAAAGCAAAGCCATGGATGCTTTGGTCAGCGCAGATGGTCTGGAGGTGGCCCGGCCCGGGCTGTCGGTCAGCATGGGCAACCCGCACACGGTGGTAGCACTTGCTGAGCTCAGTGAGCTCGCCGCCACGAAACTGTTCACAGCTCCGGTCGTGGATCCCAAGCCTGCCAATGGCACCAACGTCGAGTTCGTGGTGCCCGCTGAACCGCTGGTCCACGACGGTGTGGGAAGTATCACCATGCGCGTCCACGAGCGCGGCGTAGGCGAGACGCAATCGTGTGGCACCGGTGCGTGTGCGGCCGCCGTCGCAATACGTCACTGGGCTGGCAGCAGCGCCCCCAATGCCTGGCAGGTCAACGTTCCCGGCGGCGTAGTGGAAGTGAAGTTCTTCCCCGGCGAGGACGGCCGCGAACACGTTGAGCTCAGCGGGCCGGCGGTCATTGTGGCTAGTGGGACGCTTTCCTGA
- a CDS encoding methyltransferase — protein sequence MESAHYFSAQPAGPFTRKPLTVELAGATRQVQTSSGIFSPDGVDKGTKVLLAEVPPPSPRGNLLDIGCGWGPIALTMGLMAPHAQVYAVDVNERCIALTNENAVSLGLNNVKASLPQEVDPGVEFDTIWSNPPIRIGKDELHSLLLTWLPRLAPGGNAWMVVQKNLGSDSLQRWLANELDKSYTVSRESTSKSFRILRVRKASH from the coding sequence ATGGAGTCTGCACACTATTTCAGCGCCCAACCGGCCGGTCCGTTTACCCGCAAGCCCCTCACTGTGGAACTGGCTGGAGCTACCCGTCAGGTGCAGACCTCGTCGGGCATCTTCAGCCCCGACGGTGTGGACAAAGGCACCAAGGTCCTTCTGGCCGAGGTTCCACCGCCCTCGCCCCGGGGCAACCTGCTGGATATCGGGTGCGGTTGGGGCCCTATTGCCCTCACCATGGGGCTCATGGCGCCCCATGCACAGGTCTATGCCGTGGACGTCAACGAGCGCTGCATCGCCCTGACCAATGAAAACGCCGTTTCCCTGGGCTTGAACAACGTGAAGGCCAGCCTCCCGCAGGAGGTAGATCCCGGCGTCGAATTCGACACGATCTGGTCCAACCCGCCCATCCGCATCGGCAAGGACGAGCTGCACTCGCTTCTCCTGACGTGGCTGCCCCGGCTGGCACCGGGCGGCAACGCATGGATGGTGGTCCAGAAGAACCTGGGCTCGGACTCACTCCAACGCTGGCTGGCCAACGAACTGGACAAGTCCTACACAGTCTCCCGGGAAAGCACTTCCAAGTCCTTCAGGATCCTTCGGGTCAGGAAAGCGTCCCACTAG